taataatttcatatcatTAAAATTTGATGATGTAACAAAATTTTATTCACGCCTAAAAATCTTAATTTATTCTATTCATATTTATATTCATCATCAATATCAAAACATATCTAATCAATTCAAAGATCGGTTTTACAATATGAACTTTCGGTTCGAGAAAGGTGAGTCTATAGTTATGGCTAAATTTTGTTACTACGTACTCATccgtaattaaatttatttttatgtttgttaattaattttaatttttttaattattaatatttgatATGTTGGTcactttttattaaaaattaatagaaTGTTGACATGACTTTTTATATTAatgtaataacaaaattaattctataatgtTTAGATTTAGCTTCAAAtcttaaaaatcaataaatttaagcttcaattttataaaaaagtttattataaaaatatcattCTACGATGTTAATTTCATGATATAACTTATTTATAACAAGTCATCTTAATGAAAGTTGTCACATGTTAAGACCATATCAACATTTTATTAATAATTGAATGGAGGAGTGACCAAAATATCATATCTATGATGTTAATAagtataaaatatttttgaagttAAGTTATTTGGTGCCTAAAATAATGACATGTTAATAGTTTTTTTTAATGATCTCATTATAAGTTTTGATcatatctatttttttaaatacAATGTCTGAAACTACTTCTAATCTCTCCTAACtcataaataagaagataatgcACTTCATTACACTCGAACTCATATATttctatattaacaataataccTATACAATCGGATAAGGGGAACCTAACTCCACGGCCCATTTGCACACCTTTTATTATTAGTTTCACTAGGAGCCAAGCCCACTAACGCATGCTGCGAAATTATTGTAATCTACATTTCTTTATCCCATAAAATGTAGACccctttttactattattattagctCTCAAAAGTTGCTTTCCAATTTTCCTGATGGGGAAGTTCCATTGTTGGCCGAACGTccgaatttttttttaagttgaatattttaattagagttaaaatgtaattttattattttaataatttatattttttataatttagaaaattagatcaaaatttaccattttaaaagttaaattataattttatcatgaactaatttaaaattataaaatttaaaaggcaacatatatataatgttaacgagtaaattaaaaattttggagttgaatCATTCATTGGTGTCCAAAATAGTGACACACTAATAATTATGTGACTATTGATGTAATTTATCCTATAATTACAATCATAAATCATCTAACTATCATCATCTAACTatctttttcaaaataaattatctatttatttactatttaaattttcttttaaacttACAAACATAATTACAGATATAATTACAATTATAACTATAGATAAAGCTTATGTCTCAAAAAAAAACTCTTtaagaaaatacaaaaaaattaattaagtttttgtattaaattcatacccaaataaatatttatattaaattagcacctaattaagcCTTTGTtgttaataaaaaaaatcaattaagcccctCCGTTAACGATTTTCACTATTGATTATGTTgaccattaaaaaaattaatggacTAATCAAATTGCGACATGTGttagttttttatttaatttaataattttccataaaaatataaaattttaaaaatgaaaatgatttaaatattaaaattaatataaaaattataaaaaataaaacttataatattttaaaaatataataaaacaaaaaatatgaaaaatataacaATAAAGAGAAattcaatcatgtaaaaaaaaaaacacacatgAACATGAGTACCAAGTGGTAAAAAATGCGGGCTCATCAAACAGAAGTGTTTCACAAATAGAGCAACAGAAAAGACCCGACCCGCTCTCAACACCCAGGCATTAAACACCCAAATTCTAATACCATAAAGCGAGGCACGCAAAGTCAATTACAACAAATGGAGGGGTCATACCTTATAAGTAGGGATGAAGTAAAATActttttttaatcaaaattaaattaaatattgttACGATaagtaaaattgtattttatcattttaatacattttatcttaaatgattaagttaaaattttataaaattaaagggataaaatataaaattatcattataaatttaaaaattttataaattataaaaaaatttaaattaaaaattttctattttagagaAACAAAACAGGTGCCATCCACCCCGAAAGATAAAAACACAACCAAAATAAAACTACAATCTTAACGCAATAAGCACAACCGAAGAAGGAACAAAATCACAAATGACACCTAAGTAGAAGATAAAATGACAATCACAGAGAATGAAGCTAGGGGTTTTTTATCCAAATatattgaaaaaaatattaaatactaaaGTTGATTGTCAGCTAGATTAATTATCAAAATGATATATTTTTTGGGTTGCGCCTATcttttttttcatattaattttttagtttaataaaatattattattatttttataaatatttatatttatatacggGTAAAAATATAGTTAAAATATAGATAAAAAATACCCGAAATAGATCGAGCCTGTCTAGTCATGCCTGATAGGTAAGTGTCAGCTCCCTTACTCTCTTTTTATTCTTTCCCAAATTGCCCTTGTGTTGCAcattttatttttagtaaaaatatttaaatttatatttaaatcttcaagaaaactatataaatgtatatttaaatttatatttaaagttttgaGGTCGTAAGAggagttttttaaataaaatattttttatttttattaaaatatttaaatttatatacggGTCAAAATATGGGTAAAAATATCCGAAACATAATGTGTATCCATCTCAAGAAACTGCGAACGAAGTTTTAGCGACCTATATTCCCTAGTATAATATGTATCCATCTCACTTTTTATAATATTAGAATCCATAATACGAGTTTTTtacctaaataaataaaaaaattatatatcgaATAAGTTATCAgctaaattacaaaaaatttagGCATATCGACATATTATACAGTGTATTGGAATCTtgctaaaaaaaagaaaaatattttacgaAAACGTGCAACACAAGTGCAACTCagaaaagaattaaaaaagagAACAGGGGAGCTAATGTGACAGTTGCACCTACCTAATAGGCTTAAAAAAATGAGTAGCCCCTCTCAGATATACGCAACCAAAAAAAAATACCATTTTAATAATTAATCCAGTGATAacttattttgatatttaatatttttttcaatatATTTGGGTAAAAAACCCATGAAGCTAGCAATAAGAAAAAGAAGTAATAATAAAGtcgaaattttaacattttgtttgtaattattattattgtcaCCTCCAAACTTCCCACTGTTTAGGATAGAAATTTCAACGAAAAGTGCTGccattttctttacaatttatttGTCTACCCAATCAAGGGGCAAAAGCAAGATAGCACTTGTGTTTTTCAGTACCTACAATCAAATAATTCACTTCCATCCCTACTTTTGCTCAACACTCTTTTCTCAAACCTTTCTCTGCTCTTTTCTCTTACAAGATGGCAACCAAGCTTTTTCTTGAAGCCTTGTCCGCTATAAAAGAAGTTTTTGTTTCCAAGCTCGTTGACTTTTCCCTTGAGAAGCTGGCCTCATCCGAGCTCCTGCAATTCGCTACTGAAAAAAGGTTCTTGAGGAGATCCAGAACTTGGAGAAGGAACTGAAGCAGATCCGTAGGGTGCTTGATGATGCTGAAGAGAGACAGATGAAAGAGCAGCTGGTGAAAGACTGGTTGATCGACCTCCAAAACTTGGCATTCGATGTGGAGGATGTTCTGGACGAGTTTGCAACCCAAATTGACAGGCGCAATCTGATGATGGAACGTCGAGGCAGCTCAAGTAAGAGATCCAGACTCAATATTCCTTCTTCATTCAATGATGTTCTGTTTAACAGAGATATAATGTCCAAGATAAGGGATCTTACGGCCAAATTGAAAGATTTGGAACCTCAGAGAAGCAAGTTAGACTTAAGAATGACTGATTGCGAAAGACCCACAAGACTAGAAGAAAGACTGCAGCCTACTTCTTTGGAGATTGAAAATCATGTGTATGACAGAGACAAAGACAAACAGACAATTCTTGATTTGATCTTGCAGAGTGACGACGAAAGAAATTATGTGATTCCCATCGTTGGGATGGGTGGGATTGGTAAGACAACCCTTGCCCAGCTTGTTTACAATAATGCTTCCATTCAACATCATTTTGACCTCAAAGCATGGGCTTGCGTTTctgatgattttgatgttttgagaaTAACAAAGGAAATCTTGCAATCAGTCACTTCCAAGCCATGCAATGAAAATTATTTGAATAAAGTTCAAGAAAAGTTACAGAAGGAGTTGTCCGGGAAAAAATTCTTAATTGTTTTAGATGATGTCTGGAATGAGAATTATCATGACTGGACTATCTTACAATCTCCTTTCAAAACAAGGACCCAAGAAAGCAAAATTATTGTGACAACAAGAAACCACGGTGTTTCCTCAACAATGGGTGCCTTGCATGCTCATTCCTTAGAGCTTTTGTCAACTGATGATTGTTTGTCTGTATTTGCTCAACATGCACTGGGAGCAAGGGACTTTGAAGGACATCCAAGCCTAAAGGAAGTTGATGAGAAGATGGTGAGAAAATGCAACGGTTTGCCTTTAGCTGCTAAAACCCTCGGTGGCTTATTGCGCACTAATGTAGACCTTCATGCTTGGGAAGATATGTTAGAGAGCGAGATATGGAAGCTATCTAAAGATCAGTCAAGAATAATCCCAGCTCTACAGGTAAGCTACCATCATCTTCCTTTACATTTGAAGCGATGCTTTATGTACTGTGCCATTATTCCCAAGGACTATGAGTTTGAAAAGGAAGAAATAATCTTGTTATGGAGGGCACAAGGGTTTCTACAAGAAGTACCAGATAAACAGTGCATCCATGATTTGGGTCACAAGTATTTCAACGATCTAGTGTCGAGGTCCCTTTTGCAAGTGTGCGTCAAAATAAATCTCGATTTGTTATGCATGATCTCATTAATGATTTGGCTCAATCAGTTGCCGGAGAAGTATGCTTTAAAATAGAGGATAGTCAACGAATTTCAAAGCATGCTCGCCATTTATCTTACATTGCCCAGGAGTATGACGGCACCAAAAAATTTGAAGGCATTTATGAAGCGCAACATTTACGAACCTTTCTTCCATTAAGGTTGTCTTCGGGCTTTTTACCTTATTACTTAACCAATCATGTCCTAACGAATTTGTTGCCAAACTTGCGATGCTTAAGGGCACTTTCTTTGGAAGGGTACCAAATCACCATGTTGCCAGATTTTGTGGGAGATTTGAAACTCTTAAGGTACCTAAACTTTTCTCAGAATAGAGTTATTAAATGCTTGCCGCAATCAGTTACTACCCTTTACAATTTAGAAACCTTTTTATTAAAGAGGTGTGATAAGCTTGAGAAGTTACCGTCAGAGATGGAAAAGTTGGTCAACCTATGCTATCTTGATATAACTGGTGCAAATAAATTAGAAAGCATGGCAAGCAATTTTAGCATGCTAACTAATCTTCAAAAACTTTCCATTCTTGTTTTGGGTAAAGAGAAGGGACATAAAATAAGGGAGCTAATGAATTTGTCAAATCTCAGGGGAGAACTTTGTATTTCAGGATTACAGAATATAGCTGAGCCTCGAGATGCATGGATGGCTAGATTATCTGATAAGTCGAGAATTGGGAATTTAAAATTGCAGTGGAGCAAAGACTTTGAGAATAGAAGAGAAGAAGTCGAGAAAAAGGTGTTGGATGGACTTCAACCTTCTAAGAAGCTCATGGAGCTCAGCATTAAGTTCTATTGTGGTGAAATGTTGGCAAATTGGGTGGGAGATTCATCCTTCAATTGTTTACAATCTTTATGCCTTGATGATTGTATAAATTTATTGTCATTGCCATCAATTGGGAAATTGCCATTGTTGAAAAAGGTACGTATTAAAGGATTGCGCAATGTAAGGACTGTGGGAGTTGAGTTCTTTGGAGAGAATACGATCAACACATTTTCTTCATTGGAGATTTTAGAGTTAGGACATGCTTAATTGGGAGAAGTGGAACTTGTGTGAAGTTGATGAGGAAGCTAGGAAATTCCCTAAACTTCGTGAACTCTTGACTGAAAATTGTCCCTTATTGTTAGGAAGTATGCTGGATGACCTTCCTTCTTTGAAGAAACTTGCAATTCGTTGGTGCTGGAAGTTGATAATTTCTGTTCAAAACTTTCCATTGCTTTCAGAATTAGAAATTCACGGTTGCCACGAGGTAATTTATAAAGGTTTTGCAGATTATAGTTCCATAAAAAGAATCTCGTTTGGAGGGATTTCCAAGTTTAGTTTTGCAGCAGGATGCTTGAGGTTAAGATCAATCAAAGTGGAATTGTTTGAGATTGTTTATTGTGAGGAGTTGTTTTCTCGAGAGAAGAATTGGGGATTGCTAACTCAGTCCATGACCtaggggtgtgcaaaattcgggtaaaatcgaaaaaattcggttaaccgatcGAATTTggttaatcggtcggttaaccgaattaattcggttaggggtcggttaataattttttgagttttcggttaacggttaattcggttcgaaatcggtcggttaaccgaattttttcggttaaccgaaaaaattaataaataaaattataatatataaatagcccaCTATTCACTCAAATCCAATCCAACATAAATCCAAATActcaatctaatatatattaatccAAATAGCCAACCCAGTCCAATTACTcaacccaatcataaaaattacaaataatttcataaataaatataaaaatctaaaactaaaaataaaaataaaaaacatataattttatacaaataattcggttaattcggttaattcgagtaattcggttaattcgattaattcggttaattttatacttattttaactaaaaattaaaaaaatataattttcggttaattcggttaaccgaccgaattaaccGACAAAATTTGGGGTCggttaattttttggaaaaaaaattcagttcggttaacggttaaaaattttgaaaggtcagttaattcggttaatgatATTTCGGTGGGTTAACCGAATGAACACCCATTGTCACCCCAATATTTGAGAATATCCAATTGTCCGCAACTTGTATCCATAGGAACAGAAAAGGAAAGAGAAGAATTGATGCAATTGAAGATTCCTTCTAGCACTGTAAATATGACAATAAAGAATTGTGAAAGGCTAGAAAAACTATCGACAACCTTGTACTCCCTCACATTACTTATGAAATTAGATCTTATCGATTGCCCAAAATTGATTTCTCTTGCAAGGAGCAATTTGCCTTCGAAACTGAAAGTGCTAGGCATTTATCATTGTAAAAATTTGCAATGTTTATTGTTGGATGAAGGAGAGGATGTTGACTCCAACAATGCATGTGTTCTTGAGAAGTTGCATATTTCCCTTTGTGAATCTCTAAAGAGAATAAATAGAAGAGAGTTGCCCTCCACACTGAAAACACTTGAAATAGAAGAGTGTCCAAAGCTAGAGTCCATATCCCAAGAAATTCAAGATAACTCTTCTCTTGAATCTATTGATATCTCTGAATGTGATATGCTTAAGGGTTTACCTCAAGGATTGAACAAGCTCAAGTATTGCAAGCTAATATGGATAAATAATTGTTCAAATTTGATTTCCTTAGGAGAGAGTGGTTTGCCTACCACAAACCTTGAAGTGCTCCGCCTTTGCTCTTGTAGACGTCTCCAAGCTTTGCCTGGGAATATGCACAGTCTCAACGCTCTAAAAGAATTAGAAATAAGGGATTTTCCAAATGTGACATCCATTCTGGAAGAGGGGATTCCTACCCATCTCACATCGCTTACAATTGGTGGACCCAATATCTGGAAGGCAATACTTGAGAGGGATTTGCATACACTCACTTGTCTTAAATATCTCTCCATATCAAATGGGTATCCTGATGCAGTGTCATTTCCTCGAGATGAGATAGGAGTCACACTGCCCTCCTCTCTCACACATGTCCACATCAAGAATTTCCCAAAACTGGAGTGGAGAGCCTATCCTCCAAAGGCTTTCGCAACCTCACTTCTCTCCAGTGGTTGGCTATCGCAAATTACCCAAACCTCAAGACTCTTCCGGGAAACAACATGCTTTCTTCGCTTTTGGGCTAAAGATCTTGTGGTGTCCAATGATGGGAGAACGGTGCAAAAGGGATGAAGGACCTGAGTGGTCCAAAATTAACCACATACCTTATGTTGCTATAATTGATGAATGAAATAGGCAGGTATGTCAAATTGGGATCATTATATCCcatacaaattttattttattgattttctttttttacaATTATTGTCCTATTCTATAACTAGAAAAACAAAATATATGGTCCCTTGGCTGGGTCaggaatattattattttaaaatacgagttattttaatattcactgaaaaataattaatttttgtaaTGGTTTCTGCATTGCTTAGTCAAGTGAAGCACCATATGGTTTTAATCTAAACAATACATTTTTGTATGTACCAAAAAAAAAccaacaaaattttgttttattcattaATCCCTGCTATTGGAAATACGGACACATTGAATCTATGTATGGATTTTGCTTTTCTCTGGCCTGTAAATTACGGGACTAAAAGGTTTATGAATGAAAGTGAGAATCCATATTATTGATGTTATTGTCCAGCCGGCAATGCCTTGCTGATGTTTATATCTTTTACTTGGCACTGATGAAGGAATTGCATTGCTTCTCTGATACTGACCTACGCATGAATATCCTATATATTGCTATTTGGACACGTCAAAGTTGAGAGATTATGATGCAACTTTTATAACACACCTTCATATTTTGTTCATGCAGTTGTTCCTCTCTCAAATGCGACAAAACAGTCTCTCCAACAAAATGATGCAAAACTGATGAAGAACAAAAGATAATTGATGTTAGTTTAGCAGGAATTTGGCTGATATCCCAATCACAGGTATATTATAATTGGAAATGCACCTGAATTTATTTGTTATTAAGAGGAACTTGGCTGAATCCAATGAAGGGGATGTCTGAGGTATATGAGAATTTGCAAATGCATCTGAATTTATTTGTAACCTTTTAGAATTTGCTGATTAGGAAAACTTAGATAAACTTTCCTGGGTTTCACATCATTTGATTAGTTAACAATTAATGAAAGCCCTTTGACCAAAACAAGCAGGA
The Gossypium arboreum isolate Shixiya-1 chromosome 10, ASM2569848v2, whole genome shotgun sequence genome window above contains:
- the LOC108465281 gene encoding putative disease resistance RPP13-like protein 1 isoform X1, which encodes MKEQLVKDWLIDLQNLAFDVEDVLDEFATQIDRRNLMMERRGSSSKRSRLNIPSSFNDVLFNRDIMSKIRDLTAKLKDLEPQRSKLDLRMTDCERPTRLEERLQPTSLEIENHVYDRDKDKQTILDLILQSDDERNYVIPIVGMGGIGKTTLAQLVYNNASIQHHFDLKAWACVSDDFDVLRITKEILQSVTSKPCNENYLNKVQEKLQKELSGKKFLIVLDDVWNENYHDWTILQSPFKTRTQESKIIVTTRNHGVSSTMGALHAHSLELLSTDDCLSVFAQHALGARDFEGHPSLKEVDEKMVRKCNGLPLAAKTLGGLLRTNVDLHAWEDMLESEIWKLSKDQSRIIPALQLFLSQMRQNSLSNKMMQN
- the LOC108465281 gene encoding putative disease resistance protein At3g14460 isoform X2, which gives rise to MQLKIPSSTVNMTIKNCERLEKLSTTLYSLTLLMKLDLIDCPKLISLARSNLPSKLKVLGIYHCKNLQCLLLDEGEDVDSNNACVLEKLHISLCESLKRINRRELPSTLKTLEIEECPKLESISQEIQDNSSLESIDISECDMLKGLPQGLNKLKYCKLIWINNCSNLISLGESGLPTTNLEVLRLCSCRRLQALPGNMHSLNALKELEIRDFPNVTSILEEGIPTHLTSLTIGGPNIWKAILERDLHTLTCLKYLSISNGYPDAVSFPRDEIGVTLPSSLTHVHIKNFPKLEWRAYPPKAFATSLLSSGWLSQITQTSRLFRETTCFLRFWAKDLVVSNDGRTVQKG